The Nomascus leucogenys isolate Asia chromosome 4, Asia_NLE_v1, whole genome shotgun sequence genome includes the window TCCTTGTGAGTCTCTAGTCCAGAGTCTTTGATCCACCGCAGGCGTTTCCTTCGCCTTCTTCTTGAACCCGCGGCTCTGGGGCGCACACAACCGCACACCAAACGGCGTCGGGCGTCGGGTCTCAGTGCCAGGCTTGGCCGGGGGCGGGGTAATCTCTCGGCTTGCGCTTGCTCCGCGGTGGGCTGGATGGGCAGGTAGGGGGCGGGCTCCGGCGCTGGGACCCCACTAGGGTGGCGCCttggccccgccccgccccgccctccCTCCGCCTCATTGGCAGCCGCACGCGCGTCGGGGTTGCCAGGGCGACGGGTCGCTAAGCTGCGAGTCAGCGCGAACCCTAGCCAGTCGGCCTCCGGCGGAGGCAACGGGGGAGGCCCGAGGGCGGGCGGTGGAGCGCGGCGGTGCCCCAACTGGGTGCCTCCTCCCGGCCCCGCACGGCCCCCCTCCCGGCGCGGGGGCAGGCCGGGGCGGGGGGCCCGGGGGCCGGCGCGGCTCCGGCACCGTCGGGGCGGCTGGGGGGCGGCCGGGGCGGGGCGATGCCGGGCGGTGGCAGTGGCGGCGGCCCCGGCCGGGGCCCGTGACCATGGGCATCGCCGAGTCCACGCCGGATGAGCTGCCGTCGGACGCAGAGGAGCAGCTGCGCAGCGGCGACCAGCAGCTGGAGCTGAGCGGGCGGCGGTTGCGGCGGCTGCCCAGCGCAGTGTGCGCGCTGAGCCGCCTGCAGAAGCTGTATGTGAGCGGCACCGGGCTGCGCGAGCTGCCGGAGGAGATCGAGGAGCTGCGCGAGCTGCGCATCCTGGCGCTGGACTTCAACAAGCTCGAGCGCCTGCCTGACGGCCTGTGCCGCCTGCCGCGCCTCACGCGCCTCTACCTGGGCGGCAACCGGCTGCTGGCGCTGCCCGCCGACTTCGCGCAGTTGCAGAGCCTGCGCTGCCTCTGGATCGAGGGCAACTTCTTGCGGCGCTTCCCGCGGCCGCTGCTGCGCCTGGTGGCGCTGCAGTCGCTCCAGATGGGCGACAACCGGCTGCGCGCGCTGCCGGCCGAGCTGCCGCGCATGACGGGCTTGCGCGGCCTCTGGCTCTACGGCAACCGCTTCGAGGAGTTCCCGCCCGCGCTGCTGCGCATGGGCCGCCTGCACATCCTCGACCTCGACCGCAACCGCCTGGGTGGCTTCCCCGACCTGCACCCGCTGCGCGCGCTGCGCGTCTTCTCCTACGACCACAACCCCGTCACCGGGCCCCCGCGCGTCGCGGACACCGTGTTCCTCGTGGGCGAGGGCGCCGTCGAGCGCATGGCGGAGCGCGACGAGCCCACGCCCCGGCCTCCGCCCCGGCGCCCAGCGCGGGCCtttgaggatgaggaggaggaagacctGCTCATAGGCGGCGCTGGTTCCCGGGCTCTGGGCGCCCCCGGGGGCAGCCTCCGCGCCCTGGAAGCCGCTCCAGGACTGGGCACCTGAGCCTACGTTCTGGCTAATGGGCTTCAGCCACTCTGAGAGGAGGGGCTCTAGGAAGCTTTGGCTGGTTAGGCCTGCGGGACCGGCGGGCCCCTACTTAGGTCAATGGAGCGGCCACTTTTGGCGAGTTGCGGGgcacaggcagggctggggctcaTCTTCAGACACTCCTAGGTAGTAAGAGGACTGACTATACCCTGGCTGATCTGTGGGCAATTGTCAGACCAAGAAGTCTGGGCTGGGTCCAGTCCCCGATGGAGCCACTGGTAACAGAGGCACCAGTTTCCTCCTGGAACCAGGGTCACTGAGGGCCACAGAACTGTCACGTCTCCCTGAGTCTGGATGCAGGGCGCCCAACACCCTCCCTCTTTCTGGGGTTTGGGTCTCCTAGGCCCACCCTTTCTAGGGCAGGAGCCGCTACCTCTGGGGTGGACTGCGTGCCTGTGTGGGGCCCAACTGCCCTTGCGAGGAGGGCCTGGCCCAGGAGCAGGGGCTTGGAGCGGGGCTGGTGCCCAGGACAGAAGTGGGAAATAGATGGGGGCCCCAACACCGAAGCTGCCCTCACCCCTCCACCAGGGCTGATCATACATACCTCCCTCCTTGGCCCCCTGAGATTGGTATGGGGCACAGAAGGCAGGGGGTCACCCCCACCCTATTCTGTTCTcttctcccagcctcccagcATGTGCCTGGAATCCTGCTGGGAAGAGAGAGCTCcccctccactccccaccccataGCCTGAGCCTTCCAGCTGTCAAGTTTGAAAAGAAGCCACCGTGCCTCCAGGGCCTCCTGCACCGCAGAGAGGGGCTCTCTGCTCTGGGAGGCTGCTCAGCGCCTCTCCCACGGCCTGCACTCTCCTTTCCCTTAAATGGGCACAGCCAGGGTGGCTGGCACGGGACTGGCACTCTGTACCTCCACTCCGTCACCAGGGACAGCCCCGAGGGGGTGAGGAGAGGGGCCTTGCTCTGCGATTCCCAGAGCCAGATCTTCCTCATCCAAGCAATAATGGGACGAGGGAGCCAGGGCCAAGGACACTCAGGGACACTGTTGGGGCAGGGGCCCCACATGGTAATGTTTTCTttagggagaagaaaaaacaactggctgtaaacataaattatatttcttggaGAAAGAATGTGCATTTCCCATGTGCCTGTTTATTTATAATCCCTGGGAGCACCGGAACCCACTGCTGTGGGGACCCTGGACTCCCTCTGGCACTGCCCCTGCCCCACGTGCCCCCCGCTCCATGTCAGACCGACCCTGCCAACTGTTGTGTGCTGTCTGTCTAGGGAACAAGTGCTGTCATCAGGAGTGGCTTTTGCCCCTGGAGGCTGCTTTCCTGTCTTGCAGAATCCCGCAGCTTAATTCTGCAGaagattttgtgtgtttttgagtCACCCTCAAGCTGGGCCGATCGTTCCCTACTCTTTCACTGGCActgcccctccaccccctccATGACTCTAGACTtgcctccctccatctctctggctctattttcctctttctgtctctctccttcttaGTCTCTTTTTGCTCAGTTTTGGCATTTCTTTCTCCCCTTGTTGttcaggaaaataataaataacgatttaaagaaaggaagaaagttgTAAAACCTTAAGCCTGGAGGCCCATCTCCCCGGAGAAAATCCTGCCAGGTCTTCATCACCATGGCAACAGTGGCATACCGGGCCAAAAGGTCAGGCCCTGCCCAGCAGCTCTGCCGGCACACGGGGCTGGGCCCTGGCTaaggaggaggctgggcatgggtCTGGGGCTGTCAGCTTGCAAATGAGAGTGAAGGCCTTGAACGGACAGAAAGAGGTGGTGGGTGGGGAAGATTGGAGACTGCCACCTTCCCAAGGAGGAAGAGGGTCTGGGGCCTGGCTGCTGCAGACCTTGTCCCTCCCAGAGTTCCCCCTGTTGGGGTTCCATCAGGGCCAGTGGGCCTTCCAGGAGTCTGGAAACTTGGAGAAAGTAATTTGAGAGATGATCACTCAGGTGGGGTAGGAGCTGCAGCTGACTGGGGACTCTCCTCTTGACCTGCCACTTGTATCGCAGCATAGGGAAAATACCCCTGGGCCTAGAATCAGAAGGCAGGGGTTCCAGGCCTACTTCTGTGATCGACcaagtgatcttgggcaagtcacgaCCCCCCTGGGCcttagcttcttcatctgtacacGAGGagttgggtttatttatttatttacttttatttttttccaagatggagtctgtctctgttgcccaggctggaatgcagtggcatgatcttggctcactgcaacctctgtttcccaggttcaagcggttctcctgcctcagtctcctgagtagctaggattacaggtgcgcaccaccacgcccggctgatttttgtatttttaggagagaccggtttcaccatgttggccaggctggtctcgaactcctgacctcaggtgatctgcctgcctcggcctcccaaagtgctggaattacaggcgtgagccaccgtgcccggcccaaggAATTGGGTTTATTTAGATCTGATGCTGCAGCTCAATACTTCTTGAAAGGGGTTTGTCTACCTTCCTTTCACGCAAATCTTAGACACAGGAGCAGCAGGATGCAGAGGCAGCCATGGTCACCTGCAATAACTGCTATCATTAGTGAGCTCAGGTCTCCTCCCTCTGTCTGGTCTGTTTCCTCTACCTCCTCCCCTGCTGCTCTCACCTGAGGACTCTAGGTTGGGGCAAAGTCCTGGCAATGAGTCCCCTGGGCCATCCTGAGGCTCTCAGGACCTTACCCTTTTGCTTTGTCAAACGTGGCACCTGCAGCCATGACTGCTTGCCAGCTGAGCAGGCGCTCCCCCGGGGAATGGGAATGGGCTCTGTCCCTGGCCCTGCTACTCACTTGCTCTCCACCCTCAGAAGCCAGTCCCTTCTGGAAAGTTTGAGTTTGGTTAAATTGGGTGCTGATGCTACAGAGCACGATTGAGGGTCTGTGTCTCCATGTGAGTAGGGAGGGAGCTACTGCCAGGGACAACTGGGTGTCACGGCTCCCCTCGGTGGTGGAGAGAGCACTGTATTAGAAGTCCTAGCATTCCCCCACCCACAACTTCCTGTGATTCTCACTTGGCCTCTGGGGAGCAGGGGGCAGGGGAGACTGGAAGGGACGCTTGTAacaatgggatgggatggatgggcTGCCTCTGTGGTTCCCCACATCGTCCTGGGGCCGTCAGAGGTGGGCAGGCCATGGGGGAATAGGGCAGGGAAATTCCGCAAGAGTCATGTTTGTACCAGGGATTCAGGGGCAGAGGCCAAGGGAGCTGGCAGTCAGAGCAAGAAGCTTCCTTCCTGCTGTGGGAACCAAGtggagagaaaggcagaggaggCGGCAGGGCAAGAAACAGGGCAGGGAGGGCGAGTGACTCACCCGTAAGTGTGAGGTGTGAGGACTCCCAACCCAGTGCTCACTGCGTCACAGAAGAGCTGCTTGGTCCCTGGCTGGCAGTCAGGTCTGTGAGTGGAATGGCTAAGAACTGCGCCTGTTCTTGaggcccctgcccccaccagcctCCAGGCAAGCAGCCCTGCTGGCCAGTGTGGCAGCGGAGACCCAGGGCTGGAGCCTTGTGAATGCCattcctcacccccttcccacccacccTCATGGGACTCAGGAAAGGGGGAGAACAGGTTCTTGGAGCTGGGGGCCCTCCTGCCTCcaatgccaccacactggcttaCTCAGCCATCTGTCCCAAAGCTTCCTCAAGACATCTGGCGATCTTGTTCTGAAGATGAACGTTTATTAGCACACCCGGGCGTGCCACATGGAACACGTATGCAGACAGGGATCCCTGCCCAGGGGGCTCACAATCTAAACAAGACACGACACATACACGCAGGACACAGACATGGGGAGCGGGGCATCTTCGCGGGAAACAGATGGTCTGGGGAGCCACGAGCTGGGACATCAGCGTGCTCAAGCCTTGTCCTTCTGGTTGTCTTTGCGTGGGAGGGAGAGGAGCGCAGGATGTAACCCAGGACAGCCTTCCAGAAAGCAGCAGTATCCAGGGGGGActcacaagagaaagaaaacaccagAGGGCGGTGGTCCCAGGtacagggaggggtgggggagcatCTCAGAGCAGGCATGGATGAAGACagactcagagaaataaaaacggAGGAAGGCAAAAAGTCCAGGGAAGGGCCCGAGCCAGTGGCAAGGGACTGTGCCCTGTGCTGGGCCTCAGCCGTCTCTGACTTCAGGCTCAGGTTTCCGGGGCTGCTTTCACGGAGAGCGCCTGAACAGAAGCTCTGGCCAAGGGCGCCCCTGAGGCTACTTACCTGACCCTGGGGCTTCCTCTGATCTCTGGAACAGAGATCAGAAGGGATATCTAAACCAGGTTGTGGGAAACGAGGGACAGACAGCTTTGGATGGGGTACTTAGTGCAGTTCCGGGAGGCAGCTGCTGGCCCCAGGTGCTGGGAGCAGGGTGCGGATGGGATGGCCCGCTTCACTCCTGGCGGGGGCAGGGGCCAGCAGGTGGACACATGACAACGGGGAGGTGCTCGTTCCTTTTGTGCCTGTGTCTGAAACAGATGTAGCACCTTCCTTCTGAAGTACCCTGAGAGCTGCGGAGGCTCAGCTTCCCCTGGGCTGGGTGGGGAAGAAAGGGCAGGGGATGGGGATGGTTATTGCTTTGTTGTGGCCAGAAGAAACAGGTGGAAGGAAAGAGCTTGTCCAAGGGCCACAGAGGCTGCAGAAGGGATTACAACCCAGCTTCCCACACCTCAGGCTGGAACCCGTTCTACTGAGTGGAAGAGACTTTTCTAATCTTAAAGAACGAAACTAGAAGAGGGCTGAGAGAAGCCACAGGTCCAGCCAACAGACACAGAGCTCCTTGTCTTTCCTTTTCCCACCTCAAGGGCCAGGAAGGAGGCGCTGGCCTGAAACTACAGTGGCCCCGTGGGTGGTGGTGGGAAAGCTGGAGCATCCCCCTTTGGTTTGTCTGGCTGCCTTGGGTCCTCTGGGAACTGAGGGAGGGGACGTCAGGCTGGGTGACCCTGGAGGGCACCCCTGAGGCCTAGAGAGGACTCTACTCCCAAAAAGCCTTGTGTCAGGCCTGATCTGGGAGATGTCGCTGCCTCTCTGCTTTCTGGGAAGCCAGTGGGATCATATTGTATAGAGATCTGAGGATGGCTGGACGCTCGGGAAGGGCCTGGTCACCAGTGAAGTCAAATCCCAAAGGTGACACACTGAGGGGAGGCTCAGCCCCGGGGCCCCCATCCCCTTCACCCCACTGCCTCTGCCCccagggaggtgagggagggCTGGGACCCATGGAGGAAACAGCCAAGGCCCTACTTTTTCACGATCCTTTATTAATCAGAACAGGCCTTGCCACAAAAAGCAGGGCCCATTCCCACAAAAATATGATTTTGCAAAGAGGAAATCTTGCTGGCTTAGAGGGTATGTGTGGTGGAAAAATTTTGTAtggttcttttttcctgttttttttttttttcttcagtttttcttcatttctcttcgctgcaaaatttttttttttgtgatggtgggtttttgttttattttttataaaacacttGCACTCAAGGACATACAAACAGTGGCCACCAATCCCCACCCCTGGGGGACTCAGGGGAGCCCCCCTGGCTTGTTTGTGGCTGTTTTCCTCTGTCCCTTCCCTGGCATCTGGTGCCAGAGGGCAGGCACGGGGGTCCTGGGGCAGGTGGAATTTGTACAGCAGTTTCATGGGGAGATGGTCACAAGAAAGGAAACCAGGACAAGATAAGGACTAAGTCTAGGGCACCCACAAAGATGGCAGACGAGGCCCATGAAAGGGCCTGCGACACAGTGAAGAGACGGATGGGCCTGCGTTGGCCTCAGCTAGCTCTGGAGGCTctgtgggggaggggcaggtgggCCTTGCAGTCAGGCTTCGGTAATTACACTTTGCTCACGGGTAGCACCTTCggagtcctcctgccttgaccccCAGGTCAGGTGATGGTGGCCTCACAACCTCCCCTATGAGGTAGGTGAAGTATTATtaccatcattttacagatggggaaactgaggcccagggagtgcgggtgacttgcccaaagtcctgGGATGGTGGCAGGGCTCCGgtgccctctccccaccctcaagTTCCCCCATTCTCTGCTCTCCTATTGCTCTAGACTGCCCCCGCCCCATCCCATACCACCCTTGCCTCCCGTGCTGGCCTACCCGGCCTTCGGCCCACCGCTTGCCGCCCCAACATAGCATCCCAGAGCTCCACCTgcatgtggtggtggtggggcgcTGGGGAAGCCCAAGCCTGGTCGCCAATGTGCCTGGGTGGGGTCTGGTTGGGAAGAGACCCCTGCCAGGGGATGCTCTCTGCATAGGATTGGCTAAGAGGTCTGTGGGCGGGGCTCGGGAAAAGGGGGAGCCGTTGCCCCGCCCACTCGATACAAGTTGGTTGGATCCCCAGGGGACTCCTTAGCAGGCGAAGGGGCCCGGGAGGCGGGGGCTGGCTCACTGGGCGGTCTTCTGCGGGGCAGGCGGGTGGTGGGGGGACAGGAAACCGAGGCGGATCCAAGGGAGGAGTGGAGAAGGGCAGATCCCCTCCTCCGCTCAAGACTTCCCACCACACCCTCTCCCACGTCCACGAGGCCTCGGGGTCGCTGCCCTCTCGTCGCGGCTGGGGGCCGCTCCCCAGCCCGCCAAAGAGGAGGATGCAGTTGGGGCCGACCCCATTTTAAGCAAAGCTACAATATAGAAACATTTGGATTTACAAGGAACGTGGGTGACTATTTGCTTTACATTAGCATTCTTCACTCTACAAAACGATTCACCTACTATGTATGATGCTCCTCCAGATCCCATGGAGAGGAAATGGTGGGGGTGAGCgattcattttaagaaaatttcgGTATGGGCAAAAGGCGACCCATCTACTGCAGCAAGCAGAATGCTCAGCTCAAGGGGAAGCCGATCGAAGGAAAATGGTTCCCAAATGCCTATGGTCTCCCCACGCCCTGGATGTGGGGACCCTATCCAGAGTCCCCTTTTTCTCTTTGGGGTGTCACAGGCCCATCCAGAGTGGAACTGTGGGCTAAGACCAGGGCCACAGACTGTGGGGGCCTGGCGCCACCTGGCGGTGGTTCTGGGAATGTCAGGCCCAGGCTCGTGGACCCCCAGTATTGGAGGCTTTGTCACCAGCTGGGTCTTGTATCAATACCAGGACCAGCGTGGGGATGAGAGGGCTTAAGCAGGGATCAGCCTGAAATCTGCCGTCTCCAAGGGGAAGCCAGTTCTAGTCTTATcagtggctgaggcagagaaacCATAGCTTCTTTGTGTGTGGCAACCTCAGAACTCACAGAATCCTGGTCTTTTCCCTGTCTCCTTTTCCGGCACTGTGAGTGAGTCGGGCAGAAGGAGCTGCTCCCGGGGAccagggagtggggaagggtgAGAAGACAGTCCTGGAGAAGGTCAGGTGATGGAAGATCAGAGACCACACAGGATGAGACAGAATGAATGGAAGGTCAACAAGCATCGGGGGATGGAGGGGGGGAGGAAAGAAGGGTGGGGGTCTGCACAGGCAGGGAGAGATGAGGAAGGGCAGGGAAGCTGGAAAGCATGGAGAATAGGGCAGATGTGGCTGCGTATGAGGTGTGGGAAGCTGGCGGGGGGTCTTTTGATGAAGGAGTTAGGGCAAAGCTAGTTGGGGGTCAGGACCCCTTGAGAAGGAAGGGAGATGAGTCCAGGTGGAATGCtatgcacacagtaggtgcctaAAAGGTGTGAGCCAGTGTTCAAGAGATGAAATTGCTGAGGAGGGAACTACTTCAGATTCTGAGCAGAGGTGGGCAccaaggggagaaggggaggagatgGGGGGATGGCAGGAGGCAGCTCAGTTCTCAGCCCAGTTCCAGCAACTGCAGCTCTTCTGTTTCCGACCTCTGCCTCACCCTACCCCACTCAGCCCTACAGGCCTCTCGTCTCACACCCTGGCCTCCAACCCTGCCTGGCCTTCATGAAACCTGCCTTCTCTGTATAGTCCTCCGCACTTCCAGGCCTCTgtccccatgcacacacacaatggacACAACACAACTACAAAGGGCCACAGCTCCAGGACCCAGGAGCGGGCTATATACTATTCTTGGCATTCAGGGCCCAGCCGGCACCTGAAACTGCCCTGGGGATGGGCCTCTCCTGGCCAGACCGGGGCCaaacgcctcagcctcccctccccgGGTCCACATGGGGGCTGGAGAGGGAGTGGCCTCTCTCCACTCCAGGTGCTGCCTTAAAGAAAACGGGGGACCATGCCCACCTGGCGGGCCTCTGGAGGGGTCTGCCTGTCTGGCCATCTGGCTCTTGAGCTCCCCCAACTTCTTTAGTATTAGTAAGTCAGGAAGAAAAGGGGCAAAGCAGGAAAATGCCTCCCAGAGCCTCTTCCCCAGAGCTGGACTGTGGGGGATGGGGCTGGTACTTTCTAGAAACGGGGCCCAGTTGAGTCCTGGGACCCCTCCCTGGCTGAGCCCTCAGGGTCTTCCCCTCCCTATGGCAGGGGGCTCAGGCCGGGCATTGTGCATAAAGTGGTGAGGGCATGATGGGGACCCAGGCCCTCGGCCCCCTGGGCCTCCCTTGGCCCCACTCAGGCCTTCAGCTGGTGCCACTGGGCCACGGGCTGCCGGGGACGGGCAATCATGTCCTTCCAGTGCTTCACCTCCCCTGGCCCGCTCTTCCAGGACAGGTAGATctggggagaaaggggagaggaTGGCATTGGCACAGGCTCCAGGGCACTGGCCCTTTCCCCCACAGGGGTGACACGCCAACTCCACCATGATACCCTAGCCTGTGGCCCCCCAGCCTCCACATGCTGTGACAACCTACCCCACAGAGGcgccctcctctctcccctggtCAGCCTGATCTATTTTCCTGGTTGTCTACCCCCACGCCCCCAAGCCTGGGCATGCCAGGCCTCTCGGATTTAGACTGCCAACCTATTTTGCAGTGGGGTCTGGAAGGTGGGGTTGGAGGCAGCTTGTCTCCATGGCCTTCCCTGCCCTATCTGTTGGGTGCTATCCAGCCCCTCTTAATTATAATCGTTCCCAACTCCTGGACACTTGCTACATGTGAGTACTGA containing:
- the LRRC10B gene encoding leucine-rich repeat-containing protein 10B; protein product: MGIAESTPDELPSDAEEQLRSGDQQLELSGRRLRRLPSAVCALSRLQKLYVSGTGLRELPEEIEELRELRILALDFNKLERLPDGLCRLPRLTRLYLGGNRLLALPADFAQLQSLRCLWIEGNFLRRFPRPLLRLVALQSLQMGDNRLRALPAELPRMTGLRGLWLYGNRFEEFPPALLRMGRLHILDLDRNRLGGFPDLHPLRALRVFSYDHNPVTGPPRVADTVFLVGEGAVERMAERDEPTPRPPPRRPARAFEDEEEEDLLIGGAGSRALGAPGGSLRALEAAPGLGT